A genomic segment from Sciurus carolinensis chromosome 1, mSciCar1.2, whole genome shotgun sequence encodes:
- the LOC124994992 gene encoding glutathione S-transferase Mu 1 — MPTILGYWDIRGLAHAIRLLLEYTDSSYEEKRYTMGDAPDYDRSQWLNEKFKLGLDFPNLPYLIDGIHRITQSNAILRYIARKHNLCGETEEEKIRVDILENQAMDISNQLARVCYSPDFEKLKPEYLEGLPEMMKLFSQFLGKQPWFVGDKITFVDFLAYDILDLHRIFEPKCLDEFPNLKDFISRFEGLKKISAYMKSSRFLPRPVYTKVATWGNK, encoded by the exons ATGCCCACAATACTGGGTTACTGGGACATCCGAGGG CTGGCTCACGCCATCCGTCTGCTCCTGGAATACACAGACTCAAGCTATGAGGAGAAGAGATACACGATGGGGGATG CTCCCGACTATGACAGAAGCCAGTGGCTGAATGAGAAATTCAAGCTGGGCCTGGACTTTCCCAAC CTTCCTTATTTGATTGATGGAATTCACAGGATCACCCAGAGCAACGCCATCCTGCGCTACATTGCCCGCAAGCACAACCTGT GTggggagacagaagaggagaagaTTCGTGTGGACATTTTGGAGAACCAGGCTATGGACATCTCCAATCAGCTGGCCAGAGTCTGCTATAGCCCAGACTTT GAGAAACTGAAGCCAGAGTACTTGGAGGGCCTCCCAGAGATGATGAAGCTCTTCTCACAGTTCCTGGGGAAGCAGCCATGGTTTGTTGGTGATAag ATCACCTTTGTGGATTTCCTTGCTTATGATATACTTGACCTGCACCGAATATTTGAGCCCAAGTGCCTGGATGAGTTTCCAAACCTGAAGGACTTCATATCCCGCTTTGAG GGCCTGAAGAAGATCTCTGCCTACATGAAGTCCAGCCGCTTCCTCCCAAGACCTGTGTACACAAAGGTGGCCACATGGGGCAACAAGTAG